One region of Candidatus Peribacteraceae bacterium genomic DNA includes:
- a CDS encoding glycoside hydrolase family 20 zincin-like fold domain-containing protein: protein MKQTKIFLIVLLYIAVFAAVAAGVERGWMGWKGILRAQLWDNGENLLRNGGMEGECAVLSDGDAMPPSWERYGTIGGRTCDTTEKHGGEASWKITSSGTQYGLSEQIPVTPGTWYKGGAWVKGLRGNEYTMINLWEYDANMQRIRTPSFPLYLFAPTEWTSAAAMLRTSSGTSFVRVLLTANYRTGGVTWFDDVSLVRLPDGPNAVFLPTGPLDGADAKSIDFGMDTVMSESTSYTADVLGPGASTGSTSFRSLLPTKRLEVRFPAFNVDGEGLPQTPLLLEVRYRDTIDEALSTSATNHRATVGKRVDFIPDDPLVANGNAWVAVPFGLGRNGDGVWRVEQTVFSASPFSLLRARDGMFSFSISMPNLIPADASLQLPLDYITLRAITPEEHEFFLKESRERLGFYEVPLPPDRSGDTFTEPYVVFKRDEMAMVYRHTQPSKNEVVDALSAFSAPGEIEPLSFGLYAQETVANLAFTITDLRREDGTAIPSSALSLRRVTYDVKQAREYPRRGSALMPDRLEPFTSLTLPAGTTTLLWMHVHVPPDAAPGTYRGEVRVSDGRTLPLRFTVLPLALDRSSAINAVYHDPYLKPISWNTGEAFRFYREYGLDPFFYDMSITPLKDAQGAVTGFDTTKLEQRLDRMVAEGFLKDRAVFQPYNWASIYKALYGRGLDLSTPTLWEELSRPEFVAAFGAYIRKVIELGEARGVQWHFSVSDEPGINPQLRIISDRLYTIIRAYGGKTTVTSYPPIGRALSGSLLGVYQVPGGVVPSLFPLLDVPVLAMRYTEYGSQIQGGKGYYTTYFSNVRYPVYNRFLHGFGAFGFDASIISSYAMSDSVADPFNDFDVNPLREFTLYPDFILAYPTWSGELLPLLAAEGIREGIKDAKYIATLQRLLQEHPEHPAASVASALLEGMRARITTDPSSHTSAIRQDGYYEEVFKDVSPAQDPGDFRAFTTVRRQLAASILRLRGDRWLTEKVPVPPTTSSTTPSYTFHSAFDGSITYGGSCTSATVRAVSGDNTVTFSALAPGAHGDCTVTVTDDEGLATDTLAVSGFTVGDGQGGEGAETIAAAVIPRPQQVQKLSGLTVDVTTDWTIAADLDDPFEAFTVQELRKELWGKGSAVPASAYPAVDVSSQPSGARIIIGNPKENAAVGAAAAAAGINIDTALTSDAFNEGYVLLARPKEILILAKSTAGTYYGMVTLSWLLNLSPEKGSGSTLTLPHTKITDWPDLKIRAFYGGGIFSWKGETINTSTVSGGERWLTILTRYKYNLWMDSLPRLSQNPTAAAVQKLLEREDFLRKRHMYTALTATPYSVRSFDETLHEGIWMRDVPATVREDGGIHTLYEDIALENPGFEEDADGNGVPDNWLSYPSNNDPASSWTLDTKDSHAGGSSIKLAQIQDLSGTTKSSSNLISLPHPELGLDAGKYYAVEPGKTYELSVWAKVDVTGDQSHTQLTCVFFKEGSAEATFSKSLTFADNGNTWRKYKVMFSTQGASRMYIYSRAQGTSPLTLWLDDIVITDVSHRLVNVIENDSTRLHVRSADKAMEYVEGADYEVTRIGGLNNADPLQGKTMTITRKEGGRIAQGSTLSLEYDFLPRMQEDRSETMSFADPKVIEVYRDQLIAPTLAHVHPDFVYIGMDEVRGFNRDSRSKKLGLENYELMAQFFNRVFDTIHALAPDAIVLLWDDMVSPHHTGGTQNAQVQYGGQPGKTWHALTTLKNTGMAFLDWWYSDDDRTGKIANSPSFYNQLGFAFLGGPSSSKPAIDLWSYQGYKYAALGMSEQEFYENIDGVEHAADRSWNAVKSHPTLTDPPVITQAPRKINAKEGDLVSFSITATSQNDTPTLSGSGLPPRATFTSTGGQGAFSWKTQAGDAGTRIVTIDARDAQGHYIPWDVMITVLPSDAEGDDPVIAAAVTPRPQQVQKLSGLTVDVTTDWTIAADLDDPFEAFTVQELRKELWGKGSAVPASAYPAVDVDSQPSGARIIIGNPKENADVALHASALGINIDQALQSDKYNEGYVLLVKPVSVGRPPEILILAKSTAGAYYGMVTLSWLLGLSPERGSGATLTLPHTKITDWPDMKVRAFYGGGVYSWQGETITTTTEAGTIRWLEVLTRYKYNLWMSSLPRLSLNPTAAAVQKLLDREDFLRKRHMYTVLNASPYDVNSIDRNLNEGVWMKDVPATVGADGTVNPVYTDLEMVNGGMEADADGNGVPDGWSMNNSDAETFWSVDTQDYHSAPGSAKLTLQKDLSGTTKSSAILNSLPYPQQGANGPYYKLEPQSIYELSLWAKKEGKDGVGQTQVTCVFYNDKNQYLGFVKSLIFEGNGNKWRKYATMFATLDATKMYIYSRAQGTIPVNLWLDDLSIKNVSHRVVNVLETDATRLHVWSADKSVEYAEGQDYEVVRTGALSPSDPINGKKMTITRKEGGRIAAGSTLSLEYDFLPRMQEDRYEYMSFADPKVIEVYREKVIKPTLTYVLPDFVYIGMDEVRGFNRDSRSRKLGLANYELMARFFNQIFDTIHALAPAATVLLWDDMLSPYHTGATENAQLSYGGIPGKTWHALTMLKTTGMAFLNWWYSGDDRTGKIANSPSFYNQLGISFLGGPMNGKAAIDMWSYQGYKYAALGMSEQEFFAYLDGVAYAADRAWNAVKSYPTLTDPPIVHAPRRVETREGERVAFSVTATSQTETPTLTGSDLPPGSSFTSTGNQGSFSWQTKAGDAGTYIVTVTARDTQKHYIPWDVTITVLSSDGEGEGGKGTAGGSSSDEKHGAAGGGTENGVTEGGSSGETGGGGGGGGNGGGGGGRRGTVSSLLQSFLDIGGGMVQQAAGTLQQTSSSARSFAATVRTTFTGNLPLVVRQGGFMIFLDISASSPVASDVRYLAARGVISGFRSAEGFFLRLFKPSQTLRYSEAAKIVVEAADIPLRSQDRPATLSARDHWSQAYVATLEARGSPVFSHPALDVDAPISRVALLRLILEAFDVRRDAARMTDEAVLAFANDEGWMASVPFRLTSSPQAPLRRRDVLGIVRKVMEEYGEEETVHAAAPSNSLIRRLLDRLGWERN, encoded by the coding sequence ATGAAACAGACAAAAATCTTCCTCATCGTCCTTCTTTACATCGCGGTTTTCGCGGCCGTTGCGGCGGGCGTGGAACGCGGATGGATGGGGTGGAAAGGAATATTACGCGCGCAATTATGGGATAACGGAGAGAACCTTCTCCGGAACGGCGGCATGGAAGGGGAGTGCGCCGTCCTTTCCGACGGTGATGCAATGCCTCCTTCGTGGGAGCGGTACGGCACCATCGGCGGCAGGACGTGCGATACCACGGAGAAACACGGAGGCGAAGCGTCGTGGAAGATCACGTCTTCGGGCACCCAGTATGGCCTTTCCGAACAAATACCCGTCACCCCCGGCACATGGTACAAGGGCGGGGCGTGGGTGAAGGGGCTCCGGGGCAACGAGTACACCATGATCAACCTGTGGGAGTACGACGCCAACATGCAGCGGATCCGCACGCCGTCGTTCCCCCTCTACCTCTTCGCGCCCACCGAGTGGACATCCGCCGCGGCGATGCTGCGCACCTCCAGCGGCACTTCCTTTGTCCGTGTGCTCCTTACTGCGAATTACAGGACCGGCGGTGTCACCTGGTTCGATGACGTCTCCCTCGTCCGGCTGCCGGACGGTCCCAATGCGGTGTTCCTCCCCACGGGGCCGCTCGACGGCGCCGACGCCAAGAGCATCGACTTCGGCATGGATACCGTGATGAGCGAGAGTACTTCCTACACGGCTGACGTGCTGGGTCCGGGAGCGAGTACGGGGAGCACCTCCTTCCGGTCCCTCCTCCCCACAAAGCGCCTCGAAGTCCGGTTCCCCGCTTTCAATGTGGACGGCGAAGGCCTGCCCCAAACGCCTCTCCTCCTGGAAGTGCGTTACAGGGATACCATCGACGAGGCGCTCTCCACATCCGCCACCAATCACCGTGCCACCGTGGGCAAGCGCGTGGACTTTATCCCCGATGACCCCCTCGTCGCCAATGGGAACGCGTGGGTAGCCGTTCCCTTCGGGTTGGGACGGAACGGGGACGGGGTTTGGCGGGTGGAACAGACAGTGTTCTCCGCATCCCCGTTCTCCCTTCTGCGCGCGCGTGACGGCATGTTCTCTTTCTCCATCAGCATGCCGAACCTCATTCCCGCGGACGCGTCCCTGCAACTTCCTCTCGATTACATCACGCTGCGCGCCATCACGCCGGAAGAGCACGAGTTCTTCCTCAAGGAATCGCGGGAGCGGTTGGGGTTCTACGAAGTCCCCCTCCCCCCGGATCGATCCGGAGACACGTTTACGGAGCCGTACGTCGTCTTCAAGCGGGATGAGATGGCCATGGTCTACCGGCACACACAGCCTTCGAAAAATGAAGTCGTGGATGCACTCTCCGCTTTTTCGGCGCCGGGGGAGATCGAACCTCTCAGTTTCGGCCTGTACGCGCAGGAGACTGTCGCCAACCTCGCCTTCACCATCACGGACCTCCGGCGGGAGGACGGCACCGCCATCCCGTCGTCGGCGCTTTCCTTGCGCAGGGTGACGTATGACGTGAAGCAAGCGCGGGAGTACCCCCGCCGCGGCTCTGCCCTGATGCCGGACCGCTTGGAGCCCTTCACCTCCCTCACGCTCCCCGCCGGCACCACGACGCTCCTCTGGATGCACGTACATGTGCCGCCCGATGCCGCCCCCGGTACGTACCGCGGCGAGGTGCGCGTGAGCGACGGGCGCACACTTCCGCTGCGGTTCACGGTCCTTCCCCTGGCGCTCGACCGGTCCTCTGCCATCAATGCGGTCTACCATGACCCATACCTCAAGCCGATCTCCTGGAACACCGGCGAGGCGTTCCGCTTCTATCGTGAGTACGGCTTGGATCCTTTCTTCTACGACATGTCGATCACCCCCCTCAAGGACGCGCAAGGGGCGGTCACAGGCTTCGACACCACGAAACTCGAACAGCGTCTCGACCGTATGGTTGCGGAAGGGTTCCTCAAGGACCGCGCCGTCTTCCAACCGTACAACTGGGCTTCCATCTATAAGGCGCTCTATGGCAGAGGTTTGGACTTGTCCACACCGACGCTGTGGGAAGAACTGAGCCGACCGGAGTTCGTTGCCGCCTTCGGTGCGTACATCCGCAAGGTCATCGAGCTCGGGGAGGCGAGGGGCGTGCAGTGGCACTTCTCCGTTTCGGATGAGCCGGGGATCAATCCCCAACTGCGTATCATCTCGGACCGTCTCTACACCATCATCCGCGCCTATGGCGGCAAGACGACTGTCACGTCCTATCCCCCCATTGGGCGTGCCTTGAGCGGCAGCTTGCTGGGTGTCTACCAGGTTCCTGGAGGTGTGGTCCCTTCCCTTTTTCCACTCCTCGATGTTCCGGTACTGGCTATGCGCTACACGGAATACGGCAGCCAGATTCAGGGGGGGAAAGGCTACTACACCACCTATTTCTCCAATGTCCGGTATCCCGTGTACAACCGTTTCCTTCACGGGTTCGGGGCGTTCGGCTTCGATGCCAGCATCATCTCTTCGTATGCGATGAGCGATTCCGTCGCCGATCCCTTCAACGATTTTGACGTGAATCCCCTGCGGGAGTTCACCTTGTATCCCGATTTCATCCTCGCTTACCCCACGTGGAGCGGTGAGCTCCTCCCTCTCTTGGCTGCGGAAGGGATACGGGAGGGCATCAAGGACGCCAAGTATATCGCCACCCTCCAGCGCCTGCTTCAAGAGCATCCCGAACATCCCGCCGCCTCTGTCGCCTCCGCATTGCTGGAGGGCATGCGGGCACGTATCACCACGGATCCCTCTTCCCATACCAGCGCCATACGGCAGGACGGATATTACGAGGAAGTATTCAAAGATGTTTCCCCCGCCCAAGATCCGGGTGATTTCCGTGCGTTCACCACGGTCCGCCGCCAATTAGCCGCAAGCATCCTTCGGCTCCGCGGCGACCGGTGGCTCACGGAAAAAGTTCCCGTCCCTCCCACCACCTCCTCCACGACCCCTTCCTACACGTTCCATTCCGCGTTTGACGGCAGCATCACCTACGGCGGGTCGTGCACGTCCGCAACCGTGCGCGCGGTGAGCGGCGACAACACCGTCACGTTCTCCGCACTCGCCCCCGGGGCGCACGGCGACTGCACCGTCACGGTGACGGATGACGAAGGTCTCGCAACGGACACGCTCGCAGTGAGCGGATTCACGGTGGGTGACGGACAGGGAGGGGAAGGCGCAGAGACCATCGCCGCCGCCGTCATCCCGCGACCGCAGCAGGTGCAGAAACTCTCCGGCCTCACCGTTGACGTGACGACGGACTGGACGATCGCCGCGGATTTGGACGATCCCTTTGAAGCCTTCACCGTCCAAGAGTTGCGCAAGGAACTGTGGGGGAAGGGGAGTGCCGTCCCCGCCTCCGCGTATCCCGCCGTCGATGTGAGCTCCCAACCCTCCGGCGCGCGGATCATCATCGGCAACCCCAAGGAGAATGCGGCTGTGGGAGCCGCGGCGGCCGCGGCAGGGATCAACATCGATACGGCGCTCACGAGCGATGCGTTCAACGAAGGCTACGTGCTCCTCGCGCGTCCCAAGGAAATCCTCATTCTCGCCAAGAGCACGGCCGGCACCTACTACGGCATGGTGACTCTCTCCTGGCTCCTCAACTTGAGCCCCGAGAAGGGCAGCGGCTCTACCCTCACCCTGCCCCATACGAAGATCACCGACTGGCCGGATTTGAAAATCCGCGCCTTCTACGGCGGCGGGATCTTTTCCTGGAAGGGGGAGACCATCAATACCTCGACCGTCTCCGGCGGAGAGCGGTGGCTCACCATCCTCACCCGCTACAAATATAATCTGTGGATGGATTCCCTCCCCCGGCTCTCCCAAAATCCCACGGCCGCGGCGGTCCAGAAGCTCCTCGAGCGGGAGGACTTCCTGCGCAAGCGCCACATGTACACGGCGCTCACGGCCACGCCCTATTCTGTCCGGAGCTTCGATGAAACCCTCCACGAAGGGATATGGATGAGGGATGTTCCCGCCACCGTTCGTGAGGACGGCGGCATCCATACCCTCTACGAAGACATCGCCCTCGAGAACCCCGGATTCGAGGAGGATGCGGACGGCAACGGCGTCCCCGACAACTGGTTGAGCTACCCGTCGAATAATGATCCTGCGTCCTCCTGGACCCTCGATACGAAGGATTCCCACGCGGGCGGGAGCTCCATTAAGTTGGCCCAGATACAAGACCTCTCCGGCACGACGAAGTCCAGCTCCAACCTCATATCGCTGCCCCATCCCGAACTGGGCTTGGATGCAGGGAAGTACTACGCAGTCGAACCGGGCAAGACCTATGAACTTTCGGTGTGGGCGAAGGTGGATGTGACGGGGGACCAAAGCCACACGCAACTCACGTGCGTCTTCTTCAAAGAGGGAAGCGCGGAAGCAACCTTCTCCAAATCCCTCACCTTCGCGGATAACGGTAATACGTGGAGAAAATACAAGGTCATGTTCTCTACCCAGGGCGCTTCGAGGATGTACATCTACTCCCGGGCACAGGGGACGAGCCCCCTCACCCTGTGGCTCGATGACATCGTGATAACGGACGTGAGCCACCGCCTCGTGAATGTGATAGAGAATGACTCCACCCGCCTCCACGTGCGAAGCGCAGACAAGGCCATGGAGTACGTGGAAGGGGCGGACTACGAGGTCACCCGCATCGGAGGCCTCAATAATGCGGATCCCCTCCAGGGGAAGACGATGACGATCACGCGCAAAGAAGGGGGGCGGATCGCCCAGGGCTCCACGCTCTCCCTGGAATACGATTTCCTCCCCCGGATGCAGGAGGACCGGTCGGAAACCATGAGCTTCGCGGACCCCAAGGTGATCGAGGTCTACCGCGATCAGCTCATCGCCCCCACCCTCGCTCACGTCCATCCCGACTTCGTCTACATCGGCATGGACGAGGTTCGCGGGTTCAACAGGGATTCGCGGTCGAAGAAACTCGGCTTGGAGAACTACGAGCTCATGGCGCAGTTCTTCAACCGGGTCTTCGACACCATCCACGCCCTTGCACCCGACGCCATCGTCCTCCTCTGGGACGACATGGTGAGTCCCCACCACACCGGCGGCACCCAGAATGCCCAAGTGCAGTACGGTGGACAACCCGGCAAGACCTGGCACGCCCTCACGACGCTCAAGAACACGGGCATGGCCTTCCTCGATTGGTGGTACAGCGACGATGACCGGACCGGAAAGATCGCCAATTCCCCGAGTTTCTACAATCAGCTCGGATTCGCTTTCCTGGGGGGGCCGTCGAGTTCCAAGCCGGCTATCGACCTGTGGTCCTACCAGGGCTACAAGTATGCGGCGCTCGGCATGAGCGAACAGGAGTTCTACGAAAACATCGACGGCGTGGAGCACGCGGCCGACCGCTCCTGGAACGCCGTGAAGTCGCATCCCACTCTCACGGATCCTCCCGTCATCACGCAGGCTCCCCGCAAGATCAACGCCAAGGAAGGGGACCTCGTCTCCTTCTCCATCACGGCGACATCCCAGAATGACACGCCCACCCTCTCGGGATCCGGCCTCCCTCCCCGCGCCACCTTCACCAGTACCGGAGGCCAAGGAGCCTTCAGCTGGAAGACGCAGGCGGGGGATGCGGGCACACGTATCGTCACGATCGACGCGAGGGACGCGCAAGGTCATTACATCCCGTGGGACGTGATGATCACCGTCCTTCCTTCGGACGCGGAAGGGGACGACCCCGTCATCGCCGCCGCCGTCACTCCGCGCCCGCAGCAGGTGCAGAAACTCTCCGGCCTCACCGTGGACGTGACGACGGATTGGACGATCGCCGCGGACTTGGACGACCCCTTTGAAGCCTTCACGGTCCAAGAGCTGCGCAAGGAACTGTGGGGGAAGGGGAGCGCCGTCCCCGCCTCCGCGTATCCCGCCGTCGATGTGGATTCCCAACCCTCCGGCGCGCGGATCATCATCGGCAACCCCAAGGAGAATGCGGACGTTGCGCTCCATGCGTCCGCGCTGGGCATCAACATCGACCAAGCCCTCCAAAGTGACAAGTACAACGAAGGCTACGTGCTCCTCGTGAAGCCCGTCTCCGTAGGCCGTCCCCCGGAGATCCTCATCCTCGCCAAGAGCACCGCCGGCGCCTACTACGGCATGGTGACGCTCAGCTGGCTCCTCGGTCTCAGCCCCGAGCGCGGCAGCGGCGCCACACTCACCCTGCCGCACACGAAGATCACCGACTGGCCGGACATGAAGGTCCGCGCCTTCTACGGAGGCGGCGTCTACTCCTGGCAGGGGGAAACAATCACTACTACGACGGAAGCGGGGACAATCCGATGGCTCGAGGTCCTCACCCGCTACAAGTACAACTTGTGGATGTCTTCCCTCCCCAGGCTCTCCCTGAATCCCACGGCCGCGGCGGTCCAGAAGCTCCTCGACCGGGAGGACTTCCTGCGCAAGCGTCACATGTACACCGTGCTGAACGCATCGCCCTACGATGTGAACAGCATTGATCGGAACCTGAACGAAGGCGTTTGGATGAAGGACGTCCCCGCCACCGTGGGCGCGGACGGCACCGTGAATCCCGTCTACACGGATCTGGAAATGGTCAACGGCGGCATGGAAGCGGATGCGGACGGCAATGGCGTCCCCGACGGCTGGTCCATGAACAACAGCGACGCCGAGACGTTCTGGTCCGTGGATACGCAGGATTACCATTCCGCTCCGGGCTCCGCGAAACTGACGCTCCAGAAAGACCTCTCGGGGACCACGAAGTCCAGCGCGATACTCAACTCGTTACCCTACCCGCAGCAGGGCGCGAACGGACCGTACTACAAGCTGGAGCCGCAGAGCATCTATGAACTGTCCCTGTGGGCAAAGAAGGAAGGGAAAGATGGCGTGGGGCAAACGCAAGTGACGTGCGTGTTCTACAACGATAAAAACCAGTACCTGGGTTTCGTGAAATCCCTGATATTCGAAGGCAACGGGAACAAATGGCGGAAGTACGCGACGATGTTCGCCACCTTGGACGCCACCAAGATGTACATCTACTCACGCGCGCAAGGCACGATTCCCGTCAACCTGTGGCTCGATGACCTCTCGATCAAGAACGTCAGCCACCGCGTCGTGAATGTCCTCGAAACCGATGCCACCCGCTTGCACGTGTGGAGTGCAGACAAGTCCGTGGAATATGCGGAAGGGCAGGATTATGAGGTCGTCCGTACCGGAGCGCTGAGTCCTTCCGATCCTATCAACGGAAAGAAGATGACGATCACCAGGAAAGAAGGAGGGAGGATCGCAGCGGGTTCCACGCTCTCCCTGGAGTACGATTTCCTCCCCCGCATGCAGGAGGACAGGTACGAGTACATGAGCTTCGCGGACCCCAAGGTGATCGAGGTCTACCGCGAGAAGGTGATCAAGCCGACGTTGACCTACGTCCTGCCGGACTTCGTCTACATCGGCATGGACGAGGTCCGCGGATTCAACAGGGACTCCCGTTCCCGCAAGCTCGGCCTCGCGAACTACGAGCTCATGGCGCGGTTCTTCAACCAGATCTTCGACACCATCCATGCCCTTGCGCCCGCCGCCACCGTCCTCCTCTGGGACGACATGCTGAGCCCCTACCACACCGGAGCCACGGAGAATGCGCAGCTCTCGTACGGAGGCATACCCGGCAAGACCTGGCATGCGTTGACCATGCTCAAGACCACCGGCATGGCCTTCCTCAACTGGTGGTACAGCGGCGATGACCGCACCGGGAAGATCGCCAATTCCCCGAGTTTCTACAACCAATTGGGCATCTCCTTCCTCGGGGGCCCCATGAACGGGAAGGCGGCCATCGACATGTGGTCCTACCAAGGTTACAAGTATGCGGCGCTCGGCATGAGCGAGCAGGAGTTCTTTGCCTATTTGGATGGCGTGGCCTATGCGGCCGATCGCGCGTGGAATGCCGTCAAATCCTACCCCACCCTCACCGATCCCCCCATCGTCCATGCCCCGCGGCGCGTGGAAACGCGGGAGGGGGAGCGCGTCGCCTTCTCCGTCACGGCGACATCGCAGACAGAAACGCCCACCCTCACCGGCTCCGACCTTCCTCCGGGCTCCTCCTTCACGAGCACGGGCAACCAAGGCTCCTTCTCCTGGCAGACGAAGGCGGGGGATGCCGGCACCTACATCGTGACCGTCACGGCAAGGGACACGCAGAAGCACTACATCCCCTGGGATGTGACCATCACGGTCCTTTCTTCGGACGGGGAAGGGGAGGGGGGCAAAGGGACGGCCGGAGGAAGCAGCAGCGACGAAAAACATGGGGCGGCGGGTGGCGGCACGGAGAACGGGGTTACCGAGGGCGGTTCTTCCGGGGAGACGGGAGGAGGCGGCGGAGGCGGGGGCAACGGTGGAGGCGGCGGCGGACGCAGGGGGACGGTCTCCTCCCTGCTCCAGTCCTTCCTCGATATCGGAGGAGGCATGGTGCAACAGGCTGCCGGTACGCTGCAGCAAACCAGCTCTTCGGCGCGGTCCTTCGCCGCCACCGTCCGCACCACCTTCACGGGAAACCTGCCCCTTGTGGTGCGCCAGGGGGGCTTCATGATATTCCTGGATATTTCCGCTTCCTCTCCCGTCGCCTCCGACGTGCGCTACCTTGCGGCGCGGGGGGTGATCTCGGGATTCCGCAGCGCGGAGGGATTCTTCCTTCGCCTCTTCAAGCCGAGCCAGACCCTGCGGTACAGCGAGGCGGCGAAAATCGTGGTGGAGGCGGCGGACATTCCCCTCCGATCCCAAGACCGTCCCGCCACGCTCTCCGCGCGCGACCACTGGTCGCAAGCGTACGTGGCCACCCTGGAAGCACGCGGTTCCCCCGTGTTCTCCCATCCCGCCCTGGACGTGGACGCCCCCATTTCCCGCGTCGCGCTGCTCCGCCTTATCTTGGAAGCCTTCGACGTACGCAGGGATGCGGCACGGATGACCGATGAGGCAGTCCTGGCCTTTGCGAATGACGAAGGGTGGATGGCCTCGGTCCCCTTCCGCCTCACCAGCTCTCCCCAAGCCCCCTTGCGGCGCCGGGATGTGCTCGGCATCGTGCGGAAGGTGATGGAGGAGTATGGCGAAGAGGAAACGGTGCACGCGGCGGCGCCCAGCAATTCCCTCATCCGCAGGCTCCTCGACAGGCTGGGGTGGGAGCGAAATTGA
- a CDS encoding trypsin-like peptidase domain-containing protein — MPPRTHFIRTRIHLGDRSSASAAEEREREALDAYSEVVTGVAESVRPAVVNVQVERRRGSGNGSGVFFAPDGFLLTNHHVVENAEAVRVRLTDGREYPGRIVGTDPWNDLAVVQAEGSSLPFAALGESSTLRVGQLVCAIGSPLGFESTVTAGIVSGLGRTMRTSTGYLLDNIIQTDASLNPGSSGGALTDSRGRVIGINTAIIVPAQGLCFAIPVDTAKQVLAQIMHHGRVVRAYLGLHGRSIPLPRYVARLLSLEQEGGIEVVAVEEGSPAAAAGLRPGDVIVSIREQVMANMDALQRQLAFLPPEDPVTVTVLRQGKMVECRVVPGER, encoded by the coding sequence ATGCCGCCTCGTACGCACTTCATCCGTACCCGCATCCACCTCGGGGACCGTTCTTCCGCTTCCGCGGCGGAGGAGCGCGAGCGCGAGGCGCTGGACGCGTACTCGGAAGTGGTCACGGGCGTAGCCGAGAGCGTGCGCCCCGCCGTGGTCAACGTGCAGGTGGAGAGGAGGAGAGGATCGGGGAATGGCTCGGGGGTGTTCTTCGCGCCCGACGGGTTCCTGCTCACGAACCATCACGTGGTGGAGAATGCGGAGGCGGTGCGCGTGCGCCTCACGGACGGACGCGAGTACCCGGGGCGCATCGTGGGCACCGACCCCTGGAACGACCTCGCGGTGGTGCAGGCGGAAGGATCCTCTCTCCCGTTCGCGGCGCTGGGGGAATCCTCGACGCTGCGCGTCGGCCAGCTGGTCTGCGCCATCGGCAGTCCCCTGGGGTTCGAATCCACCGTCACGGCGGGCATCGTGAGCGGGCTGGGGCGCACCATGCGCACGTCCACGGGGTATCTGCTCGACAACATCATCCAGACCGACGCGTCGCTCAATCCCGGCAGCAGCGGGGGGGCGCTCACGGACAGCCGCGGCCGCGTGATCGGCATCAACACCGCCATCATCGTGCCGGCGCAGGGGTTGTGCTTCGCCATTCCCGTCGACACCGCCAAGCAGGTGCTCGCGCAGATCATGCACCACGGCCGGGTGGTGCGCGCGTACCTGGGCCTCCACGGCAGGAGCATCCCGCTGCCGCGGTACGTTGCGCGCCTTCTCTCGCTGGAGCAGGAGGGCGGCATCGAAGTGGTGGCGGTGGAGGAGGGGAGTCCGGCGGCGGCGGCGGGGTTGCGCCCCGGCGACGTGATCGTCTCCATCCGCGAACAGGTGATGGCGAACATGGATGCGCTGCAGCGGCAGCTGGCCTTCCTCCCGCCCGAGGATCCCGTCACCGTCACGGTGCTGCGGCAGGGGAAAATGGTGGAGTGCCGGGTGGTGCCGGGAGAGCGGTAA